The Lactuca sativa cultivar Salinas chromosome 2, Lsat_Salinas_v11, whole genome shotgun sequence genome includes a window with the following:
- the LOC111908560 gene encoding protein MULTIPLE CHLOROPLAST DIVISION SITE 1: protein MASFWTLQLHPTSIPHQAFEVRPQLGFTKRYRILKGKNKRKDFLLKASSSEDNQIKDETIISKTKNNATRVLQNQVSRLQETIVSLPPIIFSIKRSPHSKFALGFCIAATVLIVAVRAYVARKPKYQRQGSVADLVRRGQLNSDRRGISKTPMYDDPFNNPLVKISKNNSSVEMCGKVYRLAPVTLTREEQNIHQKRRSRAYQWKRPTIFLKEGDPVPADVDPDTVRWIPANHPFATTISDITEDLAQNNVYQKHGVPFRIQAEHEALQKKLEALQGDQKFNNLVIDPGTARNFERPFKSNMKLDDQQQGEHNSANGQTGLRPESQPNSASEEKQTQ, encoded by the exons ATGGCTTCATTTTGGACTCTGCAATTGCATCCTACTTCGATTCCG CATCAAGCATTTGAAGTTAGACCACAACTAGGGTTCACCAAAAGGTACCGAATTTTGAAAGGGAAGAACAAACGTAAAGATTTCCTTCTTAAAGCCTCATCCAGTGAAGACAATCAAATCAAAGATGAAACAATCATCAGCAAAACAAAAAACAATGCTACACGGGTCCTTCAAAACCAAGTTTCAAGACTACAAGAAACAATCGTATCCCTCCCTCCCATTATTTTTTCG ATAAAAAGGTCTCCTCATTCCAAATTTGCGTTAGGGTTTTGTATAGCAGCAACTGTATTGATTGTTGCAGTGAGAGCTTATGTGGCAAGAAAGCCAAAGTACCAACGCCAGGGATCAGTTGCTGATCTTGTCAGACGTGGCCAACTAAATTCTGATAGAAGAGGCAT ATCAAAGACACCCATGTATGATGATCCATTTAACAACCCGTTAGTAAAAATTAGCAAGAACAATTCGTCAGTTGAAATGTGTGGAAAAGTTTACCGTTTAGCCCCTGTGACTTTGACACGAGAAGAACAAAACATACATCAAAAAAGGAGGTCAAGGGCGTATCAATGGAAAAGGCCAACAATATTCCTTAAAGAAGGGGACCCGGTGCCTGCTGACGTGGACCCGGATACGGTTAGATGGATTCCTGCAAATCATCCTTTTGCAACAACTATTAGTGACATTACTGAAGATTTGGCTCAAAATAATGTTTATCAAAAACATGGGGTCCCATTTCGTATTCAGGCTGAACATGAGGCCTTGCAGAAAAAACTTGAAGCTTTGCAGGGT GATCAAAAGTTCAACAATTTGGTAATTGATCCAGGAACTGCTAGAAATTTTGAGAGGCCATTCAAGTCGAATATGAAGTTAGACGATCAGCAGCAAGGGGAACACAACTCTGCAAATGGTCAAACAGGTTTGCGACCAGAAAGTCAACCCAATTCAGCTTCTGAAGAGAAACAGACACAATGA
- the LOC111908556 gene encoding uncharacterized protein LOC111908556, protein MVPVIVKNGYDLWYGKSDHNRLLVKCCKGKKNKKNKGCPFRLRATWMTNERSFQIKSLIDNHNCSRVFKFGSIVSYKWIGNHFMNEILQKPKMSVRKLKAKVRKRFNLIASVGQCRNARRYAFKEIEGTLKEQYAKTCSYGEELRRSNPVSTVKMDVDVMPDGTTYFSKFYVCLKGVKDGWIQGCRRVIGLDGCFLKGICRVESKETWKWFVDLLLDDIEMGSGNGLTLISGQHRGKQFIKLFWYVAASTTQAKFEQYMNEIKKLEPLTYDHLMERDPKTWSKSFFETNRACNAYENGVPESFNSVIDDARKRPLITMLEEIRIYVMERLCTQKSKGSSWGDLHICPSIRLKLSKIKALQRFWRVVPSGYQEFEVRLGYDAYSVDLGKKTCACKAWQSTGYPYMHAYAVISNLK, encoded by the exons ATGGTGCCAGTTATAG TGAAGAATGGGTATGATTTATGGTACGGAAAAAGTGATCATAACAGGTTACTGGTGAAATGTTGCAAAGgtaagaagaataagaagaataaaggtTGTCCCTTTAGGTTGCGGGCAACCTGGATGACCAATGAAAGGTCATTCCAGATTAAATCTTTAATTGATAACCATAATTGCTCAAGAGTCTTCAAATTTGGGTCCATTGTTAGCTATAAATGGATAGGGAATCATTTCATGAATGAGATACTCCAGAAACCAAAGATGAGTGTGAGGAAATTAAAGGCTAAAGTTAGAAAGAGATTTAATTTGATTGCAAGTGTGGGACAGTGCAGAAATGCTAGGAGGTATGCATTTAAGGAGATAGAGGGTACTTTAAAGGAACAATATGCTAAAACTTGTAGCTATGGAGAGGAGCTAAGAAGGTCTAACCCTGTATCAACAGTGAAGATGGATGTAGATGTGATGCCTGATGGAACCACTTACTTCTCAAAGTTCTATGTATGTTTAAAGGGTGTGAAGGATGGATGGATTCAAGGTTGTAGGAGGGTAATTGGACTAGATGGATGCTTCTTAAAAGGAATTTGCAGAG TGGAGAGTAAAGAAACATGGAAGTGGTTTGTTGACCTTCTCCTTGATGACATTGAAATGGGAAGTGGGAATGGATTGACATTAATATCAGGCCAACACAGA GGGAAGCAGTTCATTAAACTCTTCTGGTATGTTGCCGCTTCTACTACCCAGGCTAAATTTGAGCAATATATGAATGAAATCAAGAAGCTAGAACCACTTACCTATGATCATCTGATGGAGAGGGACCCTAAAACTTGGAGTAAATCATTCTTTGAGACTAATAGGGCATGTAATGCATATGAAAATGGTGTACCTGAGAGTTTTAACTCAGTCATTGATGATGCTAGGAAGAGACCTCTAATCACCATGTTAGAGGAAATTAGAATTTATGTTATGGAGAGACTTTGTACACAAAAAAGTAAGGGAAGTTCTTGGGGAGACTTACACATATGTCCTTCCATTAGACTGAAATTGTCTAAGATTAAGGCACTTCAAAG ATTTTGGAGAGTTGTACCATCTGGTTATCAAGAATTTGAAGTGAGGCTTGGATATGATGCATATTCTGTAGACCTTGGTAAGAAGACATGTGCATGTAAAGCTTGGCAATCAACTGGTTACCCTTATATGCATGCATATGCTGTCATTTCAAACCTCAAGTAA